In one Alphaproteobacteria bacterium genomic region, the following are encoded:
- a CDS encoding porin, with product MKKVLLTTSALAGASLLTAGTAAAEAPVMTFSGALAYEMVAFGGDQADAGTGFNVTANEQQSELVWDARGSADNGLNYRANIQWRWANGGAGGNAGTFDEAWIDFTGGFGRLFIGGEDGVSDLVAGTSGHTVQVGTWGTDGNNALRHVNFLGMATGLHYYASHAGMTSDANKIGYITPNFGGFSAGVSYSPNSTFLQAQGTNNDGNANAFEFAAGWSGSFGDVTLGVDGSYGIADDQSGVNGTDNEDVRGYMVGGTVGFAGFQIAGAFLDNGDSNCVKTVVNCDAGDGWNVGASYNFGPGAVSVMYQNSENDTDGNGRDDEVSILHAGVNYNIAEGLSAHLNGYWFDLENESGSGVAANSNDATVVILGTRVTF from the coding sequence ATGAAGAAAGTTCTGTTGACCACGTCGGCGCTGGCCGGTGCGTCCCTGCTGACGGCTGGCACTGCGGCGGCTGAAGCCCCGGTGATGACGTTCTCGGGTGCTCTGGCTTATGAAATGGTTGCGTTTGGCGGCGACCAGGCTGATGCCGGTACCGGTTTCAACGTGACGGCGAACGAGCAGCAGTCCGAGCTGGTTTGGGACGCGCGCGGTTCGGCTGACAACGGCCTGAACTACCGTGCGAACATCCAGTGGCGCTGGGCCAACGGCGGCGCCGGTGGCAACGCTGGTACGTTTGACGAAGCGTGGATCGACTTCACGGGCGGTTTCGGTCGTCTGTTCATCGGTGGCGAAGACGGCGTGTCCGATCTGGTTGCCGGTACGTCGGGCCACACGGTTCAGGTTGGTACCTGGGGTACGGACGGCAACAACGCGCTGCGTCACGTGAACTTCCTGGGCATGGCCACGGGTCTGCACTACTACGCGTCGCATGCCGGCATGACGTCGGACGCGAACAAGATCGGCTACATCACGCCGAACTTCGGTGGTTTCAGCGCCGGTGTTTCGTACTCGCCGAACTCGACGTTCCTGCAGGCGCAGGGCACGAACAACGACGGTAATGCGAATGCGTTCGAATTCGCTGCCGGTTGGTCGGGTTCGTTCGGTGACGTGACGCTGGGTGTTGACGGTTCGTACGGCATTGCCGACGACCAGTCTGGCGTGAACGGTACCGACAACGAAGACGTCCGTGGCTACATGGTCGGCGGTACGGTTGGTTTCGCTGGCTTCCAGATCGCGGGTGCGTTCCTGGACAACGGCGACTCGAACTGCGTGAAGACGGTTGTGAACTGTGACGCGGGTGACGGCTGGAACGTCGGTGCGTCGTACAACTTCGGTCCGGGTGCAGTCTCTGTGATGTACCAGAACTCGGAGAACGACACGGACGGCAACGGCCGGGACGACGAAGTGTCGATCCTGCACGCTGGTGTGAACTACAACATCGCGGAAGGCCTGTCGGCTCACCTGAACGGTTACTGGTTCGACCTGGAGAACGAGTCGGGCTCCGGCGTGGCTGCGAACTCCAACGACGCGACCGTCGTTATCCTGGGTACCCGCGTTACGTTCTAA
- a CDS encoding MFS transporter: protein MQARTRSIATILLGAGIVFLGYGLMVTVLPIRAQLEGFGETAIGLMGSAYFVGFVIGCAVGPGVVKAVGHTRAFAGFAALVAALALVFPLAVDPWLWMALRFISGICLAVVYMVIESWLNEQATNRIRGMVLSVYIIVGNLATIGGQQMVVVYDAAGLALFSLVAILIAISLVPVSLTPVNEPDPIPSAKLRIARLYRLSPTGFVGCLLVGLADGAFWTFGPVFAQDKGLPVQEIAFFMGAFMAGGTILQWPLGWLSDRIDRRIVVAGCAAGSIATGLALAFWEPDQAWMALALALAHGGVMIPIYALCIAHANDFAPHEEMVEVSSGLLLLYGVGAAVGPIVIGPVMERAGSGSLFVMIAATFAALALFALYRIGIHRVAEQATRGQFAPVPKSSPSVYTLEADDADETEELGK from the coding sequence ATCGTCTTCCTGGGATACGGTCTGATGGTGACCGTCCTGCCGATCCGTGCGCAGTTGGAAGGGTTCGGCGAAACCGCGATTGGTCTGATGGGGTCGGCCTATTTCGTTGGTTTCGTAATCGGTTGCGCGGTCGGGCCCGGCGTGGTGAAGGCCGTCGGCCATACACGCGCCTTTGCGGGCTTCGCGGCCCTGGTCGCGGCTCTTGCGCTGGTCTTTCCTCTGGCGGTCGATCCCTGGCTTTGGATGGCGCTGCGGTTCATCAGCGGCATCTGTCTGGCCGTAGTCTACATGGTGATCGAAAGCTGGTTGAACGAACAGGCGACCAACCGGATTCGCGGTATGGTCCTGTCCGTCTACATCATCGTCGGGAACCTGGCCACGATCGGCGGCCAACAGATGGTTGTGGTCTACGATGCCGCCGGTCTGGCCCTGTTTTCGCTGGTCGCGATCCTGATTGCGATATCACTTGTTCCAGTGTCGCTGACTCCGGTGAATGAGCCCGATCCGATTCCCTCGGCAAAGCTGCGGATCGCGAGGCTCTATCGCCTGTCGCCGACCGGATTCGTCGGATGCTTGCTGGTCGGTCTGGCGGATGGCGCCTTCTGGACCTTCGGCCCGGTGTTTGCGCAAGACAAGGGATTGCCGGTGCAGGAGATCGCCTTCTTCATGGGGGCGTTCATGGCGGGGGGCACCATCCTGCAATGGCCGCTGGGATGGCTGTCGGACCGGATTGATCGACGCATTGTCGTCGCCGGCTGTGCCGCCGGGTCCATCGCGACGGGCCTGGCGCTCGCCTTCTGGGAGCCGGATCAGGCATGGATGGCGCTGGCCCTGGCGCTCGCCCATGGCGGCGTGATGATCCCGATCTACGCCCTTTGTATTGCGCATGCCAATGACTTCGCCCCGCACGAGGAAATGGTCGAGGTGTCGAGCGGCCTCCTGCTGCTCTATGGTGTTGGTGCCGCGGTCGGACCCATTGTCATCGGCCCGGTGATGGAACGGGCCGGTTCGGGCAGCCTGTTCGTCATGATCGCCGCAACCTTTGCGGCGCTGGCGCTCTTCGCCCTTTACCGGATCGGCATTCACCGTGTCGCTGAACAGGCGACCCGAGGCCAGTTCGCACCGGTTCCGAAATCGTCTCCTTCCGTTTATACACTCGAGGCTGACGACGCGGACGAGACCGAGGAACTGGGCAAGTAG